In a single window of the Leptospira sanjuanensis genome:
- a CDS encoding LVIVD repeat-containing protein, whose amino-acid sequence MTNNHLTLINRLNLSCANRFLIHKNHAFVCELYGSAREIHIISLENPEAPNLVRSLTFESAIGSLAIQDEVLYATESRRAVHKFSLENVSDPKRLDSYILLGYELYDVQIVSDKALLAMNWDGVGVVDLRKPDEIQPTAKQKIAKGYAKQFVPFHDHFLMTNGLHDDRFLYEISVQNGNVEILSRKEFPDFNPSDVFTISSGAALFGETKKGKKEYSSILILNDSLQPIGEPIRIERTPKVCLSLSDGNVLFGFDYAYALFNRSNHSIAPLFQQFEDGNSKEYIEVPSNPKRIDPEYDVERDYYDEGNDEDNADSDSDEAEDYESDDKDEDSSGSDEEELKDSNETENDRSSAENAKNQEAASSDSEEKFDPSRLNNAYPMNSLKCVQKIGNYLFATHGNNFFTFKIGENSPFQKIVSLEPPRL is encoded by the coding sequence ATGACAAATAATCATTTAACGTTAATCAATCGACTGAACTTATCCTGCGCGAACCGATTTTTAATTCATAAAAATCATGCGTTCGTCTGCGAATTATACGGAAGCGCCCGAGAAATTCATATCATTAGTCTCGAAAATCCAGAGGCTCCGAATCTAGTTCGATCGCTTACTTTCGAAAGCGCGATCGGCAGCCTAGCCATTCAAGACGAAGTATTGTATGCGACGGAAAGCAGAAGAGCGGTTCATAAATTCTCGTTGGAAAACGTTTCCGATCCGAAACGTTTGGATTCATACATTCTACTCGGATACGAACTTTACGACGTGCAGATCGTATCCGATAAGGCTCTTCTTGCGATGAACTGGGACGGAGTCGGAGTCGTAGACTTGCGCAAACCCGACGAAATCCAACCGACCGCAAAACAAAAAATCGCAAAGGGATACGCTAAACAATTCGTTCCCTTCCACGATCACTTTTTAATGACGAACGGTTTGCACGATGACCGGTTTCTTTATGAGATTTCCGTCCAAAACGGAAACGTCGAGATCCTTTCTCGGAAGGAATTCCCGGATTTCAATCCGTCCGACGTATTTACGATCTCTTCGGGTGCGGCGTTATTCGGAGAGACGAAAAAAGGAAAAAAAGAATATTCTTCTATTCTTATATTGAACGACAGTCTTCAACCGATAGGAGAACCGATCCGTATCGAACGAACTCCGAAGGTTTGTCTTTCTCTTTCGGATGGAAACGTGTTATTCGGATTCGATTATGCGTATGCACTCTTTAATCGTTCCAATCATTCAATCGCACCGTTGTTTCAACAGTTTGAGGATGGTAATTCAAAGGAATACATCGAAGTTCCGAGCAATCCTAAAAGGATCGACCCGGAATACGACGTTGAGCGAGATTACTATGACGAAGGAAACGATGAGGATAATGCAGATTCAGACTCGGATGAAGCGGAAGATTACGAAAGCGACGATAAAGATGAAGATTCAAGCGGCTCGGATGAGGAAGAGCTCAAGGACTCCAACGAAACCGAGAATGACAGAAGTTCAGCGGAAAACGCAAAGAATCAAGAAGCGGCAAGTTCCGATTCGGAAGAAAAATTCGACCCATCGCGACTGAATAACGCCTATCCTATGAATTCCTTAAAATGCGTTCAGAAAATAGGAAATTATCTTTTCGCCACTCACGGAAATAATTTTTTCACCTTCAAAATCGGAGAAAATTCCCCCTTTCAAAAAATCGTTTCACTCGAACCTCCGCGCCTTTAG
- a CDS encoding TPR end-of-group domain-containing protein, translating to MIFQPKDFQKETDRNYDSEFYGRIHTFDFDGAMQLLETIFQEKTNQGRKGEPTDFLHDDDEQKRGTLSGHFKEMVEQFHFDEPLQHRVDRILEILEESLTEAALQSHRFKPFNGILFKMSDYEFCNAVADSIHFDTKTHEISPIFGLNHELIWDSDSYPPEESSESYDFIYDLKSGKYNVSYLGEKLKGKKLHIHIKLLLFSKMIRKIVETLLLNERFAKFPKAFPFYVLINAEGCYDLDKKDRFLLEVRSPIGLKDLTDNPHQSLHEKSSEAKEPPSPLEEFLFSLDFLNKSDSNEFQTLLRLTHGEPQWKKFLERASQNSFLEYEEKKKEIEQLEANAKNREFAAVLKKTMKFGPTAFSSFFWRLARKDPQSHLESAKRFQKQVFLNPPAPLEDNYKQALPYIQDFTYIITSSYVEIPEEFKKESEAYFKEAIDRMKHSPHPGFRIRAFEIEYRLKENDWKPSERHPIEKNPPEEYLDLMTELVRCLPEEFPWFGEAWDFVFEDRLHSLGQKAKRSVPAVIEVLERYNQERFNEDVTRNIAPVLYKIGCEDIHPLIHQLHQRNEFYMEDFYHKWSKQAPANRWKQFAETIRTDIDSLAKASVWENLLYDSDPGFSLYYENIEKEADRNRIFKFLLTALLKDAGPILQRFAFFYSERIKKSAGKNKERFFKIVSEMTELLQRLNAIESLEPSHQFSLRCGIAAKAIESYLNDEPNSLEHIQKTIEEFPKNSLLYFLKVSHIERKNGISKAIEELRSVLPILWKDDFVFTKAFFLYLLASEHRWEILSAGKLYAFYEKVKIDFEKDFFTDGKFSGRLDSFENDPFSKVLKEEYSKIVIDLHKDWLRSKTEKYEVVSKTDSLSVEELVASLKPGNSSLNRSIAHKLIDQAANFTEELLQILDWEETQESSFPILKLFYQNPYLKERLFENPVFQKNLAFFIKKYRDISANELSKSLFVKFKELQNSSVIVQSVAELEHETILNSFLSVHWAFQEEGKLSELGLLMESILKKMNSKKPEYVLTATNLSVIHIQTGNLEKAKEVAENLFSMDWSRFDYQKDETDTFAEKVLGGDLNEQYSTVFKQYYSLAHFNAACLYSKLEDPEKCVFHLKEANRIGPQNYNKAKILAEKDFESVKDHSVYQEFLNSIH from the coding sequence ATGATCTTCCAACCGAAAGACTTTCAAAAAGAAACGGACCGCAACTATGACTCCGAATTCTACGGACGAATTCATACTTTCGATTTCGACGGAGCGATGCAATTGCTCGAAACGATCTTCCAAGAAAAAACGAACCAAGGAAGAAAAGGAGAACCGACGGATTTTCTTCACGATGACGACGAGCAAAAAAGAGGAACCTTGTCGGGACATTTCAAGGAAATGGTCGAACAGTTTCACTTCGACGAACCCTTGCAGCACAGGGTCGATCGGATTCTCGAAATTCTGGAAGAAAGTTTAACGGAAGCGGCCCTCCAATCCCATCGATTCAAACCGTTCAACGGAATTTTATTCAAGATGAGCGATTACGAATTCTGCAATGCGGTCGCGGATTCGATTCACTTCGATACAAAGACCCATGAAATCTCGCCGATCTTCGGACTCAATCACGAACTGATCTGGGACTCCGATTCCTATCCTCCGGAAGAATCTTCCGAATCCTACGATTTCATCTATGATCTAAAATCGGGAAAATATAATGTTTCTTATCTCGGCGAAAAGTTAAAGGGGAAGAAGCTTCACATTCACATTAAGTTATTATTATTTTCTAAAATGATTCGTAAAATCGTAGAAACACTTTTATTAAACGAACGCTTTGCGAAATTTCCGAAGGCTTTCCCGTTCTACGTTCTTATCAATGCGGAGGGTTGTTACGACTTAGACAAAAAGGACCGTTTTCTGTTGGAGGTTCGTTCTCCGATCGGGCTGAAGGATCTAACGGACAATCCTCATCAATCCTTGCATGAAAAATCCTCAGAGGCGAAAGAACCCCCTTCCCCTCTGGAAGAATTTTTGTTTTCCTTGGATTTTTTGAACAAATCCGATTCCAACGAATTCCAGACTCTGCTCCGTTTGACCCACGGCGAACCGCAGTGGAAAAAATTCCTGGAACGAGCCTCTCAAAATTCCTTTCTCGAATATGAGGAAAAGAAAAAAGAAATCGAACAATTGGAAGCGAATGCGAAGAATCGGGAGTTCGCAGCAGTTCTGAAAAAAACCATGAAGTTCGGACCGACCGCGTTCTCTTCCTTCTTTTGGAGACTCGCCCGGAAAGATCCGCAATCACATCTGGAATCCGCAAAACGATTTCAAAAACAGGTTTTTCTCAATCCTCCCGCTCCACTGGAAGACAACTACAAGCAAGCCCTCCCTTACATTCAGGATTTCACATATATCATCACCAGTTCTTACGTTGAAATTCCCGAAGAATTCAAAAAAGAATCGGAAGCGTATTTCAAGGAAGCGATCGATCGAATGAAACATTCTCCCCATCCCGGATTTCGCATCCGCGCTTTCGAGATCGAATACAGACTAAAGGAAAACGATTGGAAACCTTCCGAACGGCATCCGATCGAAAAAAATCCGCCGGAAGAGTATCTGGATTTAATGACAGAACTCGTTCGTTGTTTACCCGAAGAATTCCCTTGGTTTGGAGAAGCCTGGGATTTCGTATTCGAAGACCGCCTCCATTCTCTCGGACAAAAGGCAAAACGTTCCGTCCCAGCGGTGATCGAAGTTCTGGAACGGTACAATCAAGAACGTTTCAACGAAGACGTTACGCGAAACATCGCTCCGGTTTTGTATAAAATCGGTTGCGAAGACATCCATCCTTTGATTCATCAGCTCCACCAAAGAAACGAATTCTACATGGAGGATTTCTATCATAAATGGTCCAAACAAGCTCCGGCCAATCGTTGGAAACAATTTGCCGAAACGATTCGAACCGATATCGATTCCCTCGCGAAGGCGTCCGTATGGGAGAATCTACTCTACGACAGCGATCCCGGTTTTTCGTTATATTACGAAAACATCGAAAAAGAAGCCGATCGAAATCGAATCTTCAAATTTCTTTTAACGGCTCTCTTAAAAGACGCCGGACCGATCCTCCAACGCTTTGCGTTCTTTTATAGCGAACGAATCAAAAAGTCCGCCGGCAAAAACAAGGAACGGTTTTTTAAAATCGTTTCTGAAATGACCGAACTCCTTCAAAGATTGAATGCGATCGAATCGCTCGAACCGAGTCATCAGTTTTCTCTGCGATGCGGAATCGCCGCAAAAGCGATCGAATCCTATCTGAACGACGAACCGAACTCGCTCGAACATATCCAAAAGACGATCGAAGAATTTCCGAAAAATTCTTTATTATATTTTTTGAAAGTATCCCATATCGAGCGAAAAAACGGAATTTCAAAAGCGATCGAAGAATTAAGATCCGTTTTACCGATTTTGTGGAAGGACGATTTCGTATTTACAAAAGCGTTCTTTTTATACCTGCTTGCTTCCGAGCACCGATGGGAAATACTTTCCGCGGGAAAACTGTACGCATTTTACGAAAAAGTCAAAATCGATTTCGAAAAGGATTTTTTTACGGACGGAAAATTTTCAGGAAGGCTGGATTCTTTCGAAAACGATCCGTTTTCCAAAGTCCTCAAGGAGGAATATTCCAAAATCGTAATTGATTTGCATAAAGATTGGCTTCGATCCAAAACCGAGAAATACGAAGTCGTTTCGAAAACCGATTCTCTTAGCGTCGAAGAATTGGTCGCATCTTTAAAACCTGGAAATTCTTCGCTCAATCGTTCCATCGCACACAAGCTGATCGATCAGGCAGCAAATTTCACCGAAGAACTTCTACAGATCTTGGATTGGGAAGAAACACAGGAATCCTCTTTCCCGATCTTGAAATTATTCTATCAAAATCCTTACCTAAAAGAACGTTTATTCGAAAACCCGGTCTTCCAAAAGAACCTCGCTTTCTTTATCAAGAAATACCGCGATATTTCCGCGAACGAACTCAGCAAAAGTCTGTTTGTAAAATTCAAGGAACTTCAAAATTCTTCGGTGATCGTTCAATCGGTCGCGGAACTGGAACACGAAACGATCCTGAATTCTTTTCTTTCCGTTCACTGGGCTTTCCAGGAAGAGGGTAAACTTTCAGAACTCGGGCTCCTGATGGAAAGTATATTAAAGAAAATGAATTCTAAAAAACCGGAATACGTTCTCACGGCGACGAACTTGAGCGTGATTCATATTCAAACCGGAAACTTGGAAAAAGCTAAGGAGGTGGCCGAGAATCTATTTTCGATGGATTGGAGTCGTTTCGATTATCAAAAAGACGAAACCGATACGTTCGCGGAGAAGGTTCTCGGAGGGGATTTGAACGAACAATATTCCACCGTCTTCAAACAGTATTATTCTCTCGCCCATTTCAACGCGGCCTGCTTGTATTCCAAGTTGGAAGATCCGGAAAAATGCGTGTTTCATCTCAAAGAGGCGAACCGAATCGGACCGCAAAACTACAATAAGGCGAAGATTCTTGCGGAAAAGGATTTTGAATCCGTAAAAGATCATTCCGTATATCAAGAATTCTTAAATTCCATCCACTGA
- a CDS encoding transcriptional regulator produces MKIEALYKYFLITPATHLPVVDESGDLVGLLSRKLIQMEMADLSSSDREYSQLPESFLETEIPESFFQYFQRQSSIPVLTKTGEKKEEWDKVQVMAGLGKLVSGNRPEPAPITEEKKQEQEQNSRFWFMELILQNFPDGLLATDLEGSSIFYNETFEQNILPKKYFRDSILQAERILKEMSKNLLADYLKSNELKLDGNSPFSLQTYVTELECNVRIIVLKQNSKIAGYLYHFVSPRSSVGRQDESGLEFPSVSDAFFQKLPLETMLKEVESSFIFHSLKRNQDNISHTALELGVPRTTLQNRIKFLDLQSRYSLSRENPIPRKKAGITSSPSEDKGTHPKTVEGTNVSKQTSPSKKQGKNVVKTGSSPKKNSSKSNASKSTAKKRKAR; encoded by the coding sequence ATGAAAATAGAAGCCTTATACAAATACTTTCTCATCACTCCGGCCACGCATCTTCCGGTAGTGGACGAATCGGGGGATCTCGTCGGGCTTTTATCGCGCAAGTTGATTCAGATGGAAATGGCGGATCTTAGTTCGTCCGACCGAGAATATTCCCAACTTCCCGAATCCTTTTTAGAAACGGAAATCCCCGAGTCCTTTTTTCAATACTTCCAAAGACAAAGCTCGATTCCGGTGCTTACGAAAACCGGTGAAAAAAAGGAAGAATGGGATAAAGTTCAAGTCATGGCGGGTTTGGGAAAACTCGTTTCCGGAAATCGTCCCGAACCGGCTCCGATCACCGAAGAAAAAAAACAGGAACAAGAGCAGAATTCCCGTTTTTGGTTTATGGAACTCATTCTGCAGAATTTTCCGGACGGACTACTTGCGACGGATCTAGAAGGAAGTTCGATCTTTTACAACGAAACCTTTGAACAGAACATTCTTCCCAAAAAATACTTCCGCGATTCGATCCTGCAAGCGGAACGAATTCTCAAGGAAATGAGCAAGAATTTATTGGCGGACTATCTGAAATCCAACGAACTCAAGCTCGACGGAAATTCTCCCTTCTCTCTGCAAACCTACGTCACCGAACTCGAGTGTAACGTTCGCATCATCGTTCTCAAACAAAATTCCAAGATCGCGGGTTATCTGTATCATTTCGTTTCTCCGCGTTCTTCGGTCGGCCGTCAGGATGAAAGCGGTTTGGAATTCCCATCCGTAAGCGATGCTTTCTTTCAAAAGCTTCCGCTCGAAACCATGCTAAAAGAAGTGGAAAGCTCGTTTATCTTCCATTCGTTAAAGCGAAATCAGGACAATATCTCTCATACGGCTTTGGAGCTCGGCGTTCCTCGAACAACCCTTCAAAATAGGATCAAATTTTTGGATCTGCAAAGCCGTTATTCGCTTTCGAGGGAGAATCCGATTCCTCGTAAAAAGGCGGGTATAACGTCCTCACCATCCGAAGACAAAGGAACGCATCCGAAAACAGTAGAAGGAACGAACGTTTCCAAACAAACTTCTCCTTCCAAAAAGCAGGGGAAGAATGTTGTGAAAACCGGTTCTTCTCCCAAAAAGAATTCTTCGAAATCGAACGCTTCTAAATCTACCGCAAAAAAAAGAAAAGCCCGCTGA